One genomic region from Thermoplasmatales archaeon encodes:
- a CDS encoding methionine synthase: MAGLITQEIGSFRKPLYLSKVFHKIYGTPEFEELARKATVETLSVFDEVGMDNIGVGGEMFRWEMYEHLADKLSGIKFYGMVRSFDNRYYKKGSVVSELERSRPFHLDEVEFVARSSRKPMKVPVTGPYTMMDWSFNDFYSNRRELAMEFARVINEELQAIQNVWDKVSNGRKLEIQIDEPAATTHPSEMDLVVESINRSVSGISAEKSLHVCYSTDYRLVYDKMPELDIDGYNLEYANRDTINPGTDDEERVGYQDIKYFAAVNETLSAKKFLGVGVTDVHTDFIEPVKLIEDRINYALGIISDPEIMRINPDCGLRTRSREIGKEKLRNMITARNNLSKSRYQR, translated from the coding sequence TTGGCCGGACTCATTACACAGGAAATCGGGAGTTTTAGGAAGCCGCTTTATCTTTCAAAGGTTTTTCACAAGATTTATGGTACCCCTGAATTTGAGGAGCTTGCACGAAAGGCTACGGTTGAAACGCTCTCGGTATTTGATGAAGTTGGTATGGATAACATTGGTGTTGGAGGGGAGATGTTTCGGTGGGAAATGTATGAACACCTGGCTGATAAACTTAGTGGGATCAAGTTCTATGGCATGGTCAGATCCTTTGATAATCGTTATTATAAGAAAGGGAGTGTAGTAAGCGAGCTTGAAAGGTCTCGCCCCTTTCATCTGGACGAGGTGGAATTTGTTGCAAGATCGTCTAGAAAACCAATGAAGGTACCGGTGACCGGTCCCTATACTATGATGGACTGGTCCTTCAATGACTTTTATTCAAATAGGCGCGAACTCGCAATGGAATTTGCACGAGTCATAAATGAGGAACTTCAGGCAATACAGAACGTGTGGGATAAGGTTTCTAATGGAAGAAAGCTGGAAATTCAAATAGACGAGCCGGCTGCCACCACTCATCCATCAGAAATGGATCTCGTTGTGGAATCTATTAACCGAAGTGTTAGCGGAATCTCAGCAGAAAAGAGTTTGCATGTCTGCTACAGCACGGATTATCGCCTAGTCTACGACAAGATGCCGGAGCTAGATATTGATGGATACAATCTGGAATACGCAAACAGGGACACGATAAACCCTGGAACGGATGATGAAGAACGCGTAGGATACCAGGACATAAAATATTTTGCGGCTGTCAATGAGACATTATCGGCAAAGAAGTTTCTGGGTGTCGGCGTTACTGATGTTCATACCGACTTTATTGAACCGGTGAAACTCATAGAAGATCGAATAAATTACGCGCTTGGAATCATAAGTGATCCGGAAATAATGAGGATAAATCCCGATTGCGGTTTGAGGACTCGTAGCCGGGAAATAGGGAAAGAAAAGTTACGAAACATGATAACGGCAAGAAATAATCTTTCGAAATCGAGATATCAACGATGA